The Pochonia chlamydosporia 170 chromosome 1, whole genome shotgun sequence genome window below encodes:
- a CDS encoding C6 transcription factor (similar to Metarhizium acridum CQMa 102 XP_007811974.1): protein MDHLQHFSPGILAYPDPSEFDYSTFLQQAEEIPFHNPSHSASAGTISESSPGQATPPSSDGRSTSGATDMSLARRQSTQKQRLERRGHTKSRRGCYNCKRRRIKCQETRPACGHCVKTGLKCEYPSMPQITHQPHHQIPLFSLQDMRFFQHFLTQCYPHHPLKQEEIWTHEIPCIAHNHEFLMHAILGFAASELVPTDSSFVQAAMNHRIKAIKAIKKRLSESARAQTSYEEANALVATCFALTFQSVSLEDGLAEYMTFIRGILIVGMQMMFKGIKPIFEQLFEDRQDEMMEPYLRDLPLIQRGWADAAIEAISNLRPLCVESVEIEYYEQLLGIAEKLNVNSFDAYKSNGRQYAWWMMLPHSTFQQLINLNRQSMILLHAHWIALSQIMAFITEREYDVRDKRPSSNTTDHGPAPGFVKWLKFLNARVDYEHQMYNQWPLWVEAQLDKDVTFFGRRL from the exons ATGGATCACCTCCAACATTTCTCGCCGGGTATACTCGCCTACCCAGACCCTTCCGAATTCGACTACTCGACCTTCCTCCAGCAAGCCGAAGAGATTCCCTTCCACAACCCGTCGCACAGCGCTTCAGCTGGAACCATTTCAGAATCATCTCCCGGTCAAGCGACGCCACCTAGTTCAGATGGACGAAGCACGTCCGGCGCTACAGACATGTCGCTTGCACGGCGACAATCTACGCAGAAGCAGAGGCTGGAGCGCAGAGGACACACCAAGAGCAGACGCGGATGCTACAACTGCAAGAGGAGGCGCATCAAG TGCCAGGAGACTCGCCCTGCTTGCGGTCATTGCGTCAAGACTGGCTTGAAGTGCGAATACCCCTCCATGCCTCAGATCACCCACCAG cctcaccaTCAGATTCCTCTTTTCAGTTTACAAGACATGCGATTCTTCCAGCACTTCCTCACCCAGTGTTACCCCCACCACCCGCTAAAGCAGGAGGAGATTTGGACCCATGAGATCCCATGCATCGCCCATAAT CATGAATTCTTAATGCACGCCATCTTGGGCTTCGCCGCATCGGAGCTTGTCCCCACCGATAGCTCCTTTGTCCAAGCAGCGATGAACCACCGCATCAAAGCtatcaaggccatcaagaagcgACTTTCCGAATCTGCGCGCGCGCAAACTAGTTACGAAGAAGCCAACGCCCTGGTTGCGACTTGTTTTGCCTTGACCTTTCAGTCTGTTAGTCTGGAGGACGGTCTAGCAGAGTACATGACCTTCATCCGAGGTATTCTCATTGTGGGAATGCAAATGATGTTCAAGGGCATAAAACCAATCTTCGAGCAATTATTTGAAGATCGACAAGATGAAATGATGGAACCGTATCTCCGGGACTTGCCACTGATTCAGCGAGGTTGGGCCGACGCcgccattgaagccatctccaacctccGACCATTGTGTGTTGAATCCGTCGAAATTGAGTATTACGAACAGCTTCTTGGCATCGCGGAGAAGCTCAATGTGAATTCATTTGACG CATACAAATCCAACGGCAGACAATACGCTTGGTGGATGATGTTACCACACAGCACTTTCCAGCAActcatcaatctcaaccGACAGAGCATGATTCTCCTACACGCGCATTGGATTGCGCTGTCGCAGATCATGGCCTTCATCACGGAGCGCGAGTATGATGTTCGCGACAAGCGGCCGAGTTCAAATACAACCGACCATGGACCCGCACCGGGCTTTGTCAAATGGTTAAAATTTCTCAACGCAAGAGTAGACTATGAGCATCAAATGTATAACCAGTGGCCGCTGTGGGTAGAGGCACAACTGGATAAAGACGTTACGTTTTTTGGGAGGCGACTCTGA